The following proteins come from a genomic window of Fibrobacter sp. UWR4:
- a CDS encoding fibrobacter succinogenes major paralogous domain-containing protein yields MKMKNEHVILKSASSRVTLSVAKGLAFLFVLMLSLTACSDYEADYEDMYGYLVEAGTDVALSSSLSSSWSREEAIGSSSSSIKYGSEYDAVANTLKDLRDNQTYKTVTIGSQTWMAENLNYDPGNVSSMGSYAWSGCYGNESSNCTKYGRLYTWEVAMDDAGCAYGKACNASLNPSTPVRGVCPSGWHLPSHREFEELINFVDPSFGYNHTGDAGSSTAGKYLKSQSGWNSSGNGTDAYGFSALPGGYRDYGGDFGNEGNNAGFWSSGEYSSYVAFFLYLLYYYDDAYLDRDYKNYARSVRCLKDSN; encoded by the coding sequence ATGAAGATGAAAAATGAACATGTCATCCTGAAAAGTGCATCCTCCCGTGTCACCCTGAGCGTAGCGAAGGGTCTAGCATTCCTCTTCGTGTTAATGCTTTCCCTTACCGCCTGTTCCGACTATGAGGCGGATTACGAGGATATGTACGGGTATCTGGTGGAGGCAGGTACAGATGTTGCCTTGAGTTCTTCCTTGTCGTCATCCTGGAGCCGCGAAGAGGCGATAGGATCCAGCAGTTCCAGCATTAAGTATGGAAGCGAATATGATGCTGTTGCAAATACCTTGAAGGACCTCCGCGACAACCAAACCTACAAGACCGTCACCATCGGCTCCCAGACATGGATGGCAGAGAACTTGAACTACGACCCGGGTAACGTGTCTAGCATGGGTTCCTATGCATGGAGCGGCTGCTATGGCAATGAGTCTAGTAATTGTACCAAGTATGGTCGCCTGTACACCTGGGAAGTCGCCATGGACGATGCAGGCTGTGCTTATGGTAAAGCCTGTAATGCATCCCTTAATCCGTCAACCCCGGTTCGCGGTGTTTGCCCCAGTGGGTGGCACTTGCCGAGCCACCGAGAGTTCGAGGAACTGATCAATTTTGTTGACCCATCGTTCGGATATAACCATACTGGTGATGCCGGTTCATCTACTGCTGGCAAGTATTTGAAGTCCCAGTCCGGCTGGAATTCTAGCGGCAACGGAACGGATGCTTACGGTTTCTCCGCGCTCCCTGGTGGCTACAGGGACTACGGTGGTGACTTCGGCAACGAGGGCAACAACGCTGGCTTCTGGTCGTCGGGCGAGTACAGTAGCTACGTCGCCTTCTTCTTGTACCTGCTCTACTACTACGACGACGCGTACCTCGACCGGGACTACAAGAACTACGCAAGGTCGGTTCGTTGTCTCAAGGACTCTAACTAG
- a CDS encoding reverse transcriptase domain-containing protein produces the protein METKIDRSSNSGGTYGFSALPGGNRNNNGDFNNEGNNANFWSSGEYNSNNAFNLNLNYNNDNANLNWNNKNNARSVRCLKDSGKFNINLLKNDLRFAYFQARKHKRNTHNQLEFEQNLESNLLALALELQNRTYEPLPSICFINEKPVKREIIAANFRDRVVHHLLYNWIYPIFDRQFIYDSYSCRVGKGTDFGINRAKEFMVSESRNFTRDCWALRLDISGFFMSINRDILYQLIIEGLRKAKWRGIPDRDLCLFLVKTFVFNDPLKNAHFRSPRSAWNDLPANKSLMGLPANQGLPIGNLTSQLFGNVYLNPLDQFVKHQLKIRCYGRYVDDMLLVHHDKSVLLNAIPKIRNFLLDRLNLNLNEKKTRLQPVSHGFPFLGAYILPWRTYPSRRTVKNFRECVRNPVLEERVQQSRIQSYLGYMGHYDAFKLASTFLASSSGFLAPDQSKHRCLLRFHPG, from the coding sequence TTGGAAACTAAAATCGATCGCAGTTCAAATTCAGGTGGCACTTACGGTTTCTCCGCGCTCCCTGGTGGCAACAGGAACAACAATGGTGACTTCAACAACGAGGGCAACAACGCTAACTTCTGGTCATCGGGCGAGTACAATAGCAACAACGCCTTCAACTTGAACCTGAACTACAACAACGACAACGCGAACCTCAACTGGAACAACAAGAACAACGCAAGGTCGGTTCGTTGTCTCAAGGACTCTGGTAAATTTAATATCAACCTTCTAAAAAATGATTTACGCTTTGCCTATTTTCAGGCCCGCAAACATAAGCGCAATACCCATAACCAGCTGGAGTTCGAGCAAAATCTCGAAAGCAACTTGTTGGCCTTGGCCTTGGAACTACAAAATAGGACCTACGAGCCTTTGCCTAGCATCTGCTTTATCAACGAAAAGCCTGTAAAGCGTGAAATCATCGCCGCCAATTTCCGTGACCGCGTTGTGCACCACCTATTGTACAACTGGATTTACCCCATATTCGACCGGCAGTTTATCTATGACAGCTACAGTTGCCGTGTAGGTAAGGGTACGGATTTCGGCATCAATCGGGCTAAAGAGTTCATGGTTTCGGAAAGCCGCAATTTTACCCGCGACTGCTGGGCCCTTCGCCTTGATATTAGCGGGTTCTTCATGAGTATCAACCGCGATATCTTGTATCAGTTGATTATCGAGGGCCTTCGCAAGGCCAAGTGGCGGGGCATTCCCGACAGGGATCTTTGCCTGTTCCTGGTTAAGACTTTTGTGTTTAACGATCCGTTAAAAAATGCCCACTTTCGCAGCCCTCGCAGTGCCTGGAACGACTTGCCAGCAAACAAGTCCCTCATGGGGCTGCCAGCAAACCAAGGCTTGCCTATTGGTAACTTGACTTCGCAACTATTCGGCAATGTCTATTTGAATCCCTTGGATCAGTTCGTAAAACATCAACTGAAAATTCGCTGCTACGGCCGTTATGTGGACGACATGCTTCTTGTTCATCATGACAAGTCTGTGCTGCTGAATGCAATCCCTAAAATCCGCAATTTTTTGCTTGACCGGCTGAACTTGAATTTAAATGAAAAGAAAACGCGGCTACAGCCTGTAAGCCATGGTTTTCCTTTTTTGGGAGCCTATATTTTGCCCTGGCGGACTTATCCTAGCAGACGGACTGTAAAAAACTTTAGGGAATGTGTACGAAACCCTGTGTTGGAAGAACGCGTCCAGCAATCCAGAATTCAAAGCTATCTTGGATATATGGGGCATTACGATGCGTTCAAGTTGGCATCTACTTTCCTTGCAAGTTCTTCTGGATTTCTCGCACCCGATCAATCGAAACATCGTTGTCTTCTGCGATTTCATCCAGGGTGA
- the rpsP gene encoding 30S ribosomal protein S16, with protein MATAIRLSRFGKRHNPIYRVVVIDSRKARDDSFIEQVGFYNPNTKTPEIKFDQEKALKWLVTGAQPSDTVRSLLKQAGIMELFHELRAGRSIDGKVAAPKAAKEKKAKLGPKALAKIEAEKAAKEAAAAEAAAAAEAPAEAPAEA; from the coding sequence ATGGCAACCGCTATCCGTCTTTCTCGCTTTGGTAAGCGTCACAACCCGATCTACCGCGTAGTCGTTATCGACAGCCGTAAGGCACGCGACGATAGCTTTATCGAACAGGTCGGTTTCTACAACCCGAACACCAAGACTCCGGAAATCAAGTTCGATCAGGAAAAGGCTCTCAAGTGGCTCGTTACTGGCGCACAGCCGTCCGACACCGTTCGTAGCCTCCTGAAGCAGGCTGGCATCATGGAACTCTTCCACGAACTCCGTGCTGGCCGTTCCATCGATGGTAAGGTTGCTGCTCCCAAGGCTGCTAAGGAAAAGAAGGCTAAGCTCGGTCCTAAGGCTCTCGCCAAGATCGAAGCTGAAAAGGCTGCTAAGGAAGCCGCTGCTGCAGAAGCTGCTGCCGCTGCTGAAGCTCCCGCAGAAGCACCTGCCGAAGCTTAA
- a CDS encoding PEGA domain-containing protein — protein sequence MKEILIVLFLLVLPSMVMAKHVAVLETLADPAAAEKVSTSDKNYLTDVLRSEAVKVLPAEQNFTIMTRENINAMLPPGKSIEECEGSCLAETGRNIAADYVAQARVGLFGGSLTLSVEIYETAGNKLVASFNGDGENVKDLLAVVKLQAPDFFRKVKGSSGGWGGATGFSDINSGGSFSVQGKKSFIVEVSTEPTGAALSIDGRPVPKCMQTPCKVQVEEGEHLFVAVKDRYDDGETRTMISATNKTVNMELVPNFGTLLLEPKLAGVGRLGDISVWVDGQPVKQRKLELDPGIHEVRLKHPCHDPMEFKVGIEKMSEQRFEQPMTRGIGGLKLDAEWNGEPQALSVFVDGEEVGSTPFLGEVPLCSRVTVGEDGKYEDVHVNLKWHETVEYTHKLKRKPASVIAAEESSLERNRQRASAAYDELDGKEPAKPQVGESIPTNVEPESTGIKWVPVGISAAVAVTGTILAVVGNSKAKSIHDEKPADAEEYKKNKDDIHGAQTLRTAGIVTAIVGAIGVGVSFAF from the coding sequence ATGAAAGAAATATTGATTGTTCTTTTTCTGCTGGTTTTGCCTTCAATGGTGATGGCAAAACATGTGGCGGTGCTGGAAACTCTTGCGGATCCTGCAGCCGCCGAGAAAGTTTCTACTTCTGACAAAAATTATTTGACGGATGTCTTGCGTAGCGAGGCGGTGAAAGTTTTGCCTGCGGAGCAGAACTTTACCATTATGACTCGCGAGAACATTAACGCCATGCTTCCGCCGGGCAAGTCCATTGAAGAATGCGAGGGTAGTTGCCTTGCTGAAACAGGACGAAACATTGCCGCGGATTATGTGGCTCAGGCCCGAGTGGGCTTGTTTGGCGGTTCCCTCACCTTGAGCGTGGAAATCTACGAAACAGCTGGCAATAAGCTGGTGGCCAGTTTCAATGGGGATGGCGAGAATGTCAAGGATTTGCTGGCTGTAGTAAAACTGCAGGCACCGGATTTTTTCAGGAAGGTGAAGGGTTCCAGCGGTGGCTGGGGCGGAGCTACTGGATTTAGTGATATTAACAGTGGCGGTAGTTTTTCTGTGCAGGGAAAGAAATCCTTTATTGTGGAGGTTTCCACCGAGCCTACGGGGGCTGCCTTGAGCATTGATGGTCGCCCCGTCCCCAAGTGTATGCAGACGCCCTGTAAGGTGCAGGTGGAAGAAGGGGAACACCTGTTTGTGGCTGTGAAGGATCGTTACGATGATGGTGAGACTCGAACCATGATTTCTGCGACGAACAAGACCGTGAACATGGAACTGGTTCCCAATTTCGGTACCCTGCTGCTGGAACCCAAACTTGCAGGTGTTGGCAGGCTCGGTGATATTTCTGTGTGGGTGGATGGCCAGCCTGTGAAGCAGAGAAAACTGGAGCTGGATCCTGGAATTCATGAAGTTCGTTTGAAGCACCCCTGCCATGACCCCATGGAATTCAAGGTGGGAATCGAAAAAATGAGCGAGCAACGCTTTGAACAGCCCATGACTCGAGGTATTGGTGGCCTTAAGCTAGATGCGGAATGGAATGGCGAACCTCAGGCTTTGTCCGTTTTTGTTGATGGAGAGGAAGTGGGCAGTACGCCTTTCCTGGGTGAAGTTCCCCTTTGCTCAAGGGTAACCGTTGGTGAGGATGGTAAGTATGAAGATGTGCATGTGAATTTGAAATGGCACGAAACTGTAGAATACACCCATAAGTTAAAGAGGAAACCTGCGTCGGTAATCGCCGCCGAGGAATCTAGCTTGGAAAGAAATCGCCAGAGGGCTAGCGCCGCCTATGATGAACTTGATGGAAAGGAACCTGCCAAACCTCAGGTGGGGGAATCTATTCCTACGAATGTCGAACCCGAGAGCACAGGTATAAAATGGGTTCCGGTGGGTATTTCCGCTGCTGTTGCAGTAACGGGAACGATCCTTGCCGTTGTGGGTAATTCCAAGGCAAAGTCCATCCATGACGAAAAGCCTGCCGATGCTGAAGAATATAAGAAGAATAAAGATGACATTCACGGCGCTCAGACCCTGCGTACCGCAGGCATCGTAACTGCCATCGTGGGCGCCATCGGCGTTGGCGTAAGCTTCGCGTTCTAG
- a CDS encoding ATP-binding protein produces the protein MIERSVYLKKLIDRKHNGMVKVITGVRRCGKSVLLFELFFRHLITEGVSEKNIIKISLDSDDFAKLRSPLNLSKYIKERINDSEYFYIFIDEIQFVKKIKNPDVEGDYITFYDILNGLLSHKNLDIYITGSNSKMLSKDVLTEFRGRGDEVRVNPLSFKEFYSAKQGDKEAALNEYMLYGGMPAVVSRPSPETKISYLQNLFEETFLKDIVERNRIRDPHLLSAITNELCSATGSLTNPLNLANSINSSTKRTRETQVNSNTVTSYLQHLEDAFIIKEAKRYDIRRKKYFSSSSKFYCVDVGLRNVRLNMRQNEETHIMENVVFNSLIQRGYNVDVGVLESFKKVDGKSTRINREIDFVVNKGNVQCYVQSAFSMNTPEKQESELAPFNIVGNSFRKIVVTRNEIAPWYDDMGIYHIGLADFLLAGDELFS, from the coding sequence ATGATTGAACGCTCTGTTTACCTAAAAAAACTCATTGACCGAAAACACAACGGAATGGTGAAAGTCATTACCGGAGTTCGACGCTGCGGCAAGTCCGTACTTTTGTTTGAGCTGTTTTTTAGGCATCTCATTACCGAGGGCGTTTCCGAAAAGAACATCATCAAAATTTCTCTGGATAGTGATGATTTTGCTAAACTCCGCAGCCCCTTGAACCTGTCAAAGTATATCAAGGAAAGGATTAACGATTCCGAATACTTTTACATCTTCATTGACGAAATCCAATTTGTAAAGAAAATCAAGAACCCTGACGTAGAAGGCGACTATATCACTTTCTATGACATTCTGAACGGTCTTCTGAGCCATAAAAACCTGGATATCTACATTACAGGGAGCAATTCCAAAATGCTATCCAAGGACGTGCTGACGGAATTCAGGGGGCGCGGTGATGAAGTCAGAGTCAATCCGCTTTCGTTCAAGGAATTCTATTCCGCAAAACAGGGCGACAAGGAAGCTGCCTTGAATGAATACATGCTTTACGGTGGCATGCCGGCTGTCGTTTCTAGGCCAAGTCCTGAAACAAAAATTTCTTACCTGCAGAACCTTTTTGAAGAAACTTTCCTCAAGGATATCGTTGAGCGCAACCGCATCAGGGACCCTCACCTGCTTTCGGCAATAACCAACGAACTTTGCTCCGCAACGGGATCCCTGACAAACCCATTGAATCTTGCTAACAGCATCAATTCCTCAACGAAAAGGACTCGGGAAACCCAAGTAAACTCAAACACCGTGACATCATACTTGCAGCACCTCGAAGATGCGTTTATCATCAAGGAAGCAAAGCGCTACGACATTCGCAGAAAAAAATATTTCAGTTCAAGCAGCAAGTTTTACTGCGTGGATGTCGGGTTACGAAATGTCCGCCTGAATATGCGGCAAAACGAGGAAACCCATATCATGGAAAACGTCGTTTTCAACAGCCTTATCCAGAGAGGCTACAATGTTGATGTAGGCGTGCTAGAAAGTTTCAAAAAAGTGGACGGGAAATCGACCCGGATCAACAGAGAAATCGACTTCGTGGTAAACAAGGGCAATGTGCAATGCTATGTTCAATCGGCCTTCTCCATGAACACTCCCGAAAAGCAGGAGTCGGAACTTGCGCCATTCAACATTGTCGGAAACTCGTTCAGGAAGATCGTTGTCACCCGAAATGAAATTGCCCCCTGGTACGATGACATGGGAATCTACCACATCGGTCTCGCCGACTTTTTATTGGCGGGCGATGAGCTATTCTCGTAA
- the ffh gene encoding signal recognition particle protein, protein MFSMLTDSLERTLKNLRGQGKLTEENVAESLREVRRAFLEADVNFNVTRDFVKAVKEKALGADVLTSVTPGQQIVKIIHDELVAVMGGETKEINLNAPAPVGIMMVGLQGSGKTTFAGKISLWMRTKKKRKPLLVAADVYRPAAIKQLQVLGKSIGIPVYDEGQGNPVEIIKHGYQYAKDNGFDLVIYDTAGRLQIDEELMQELEQAQAAVHPDEVLFVADAMIGQEAVNVAETFWQRLKFTGVCLSKMDGDTRGGAALSIKKMTGVPICFIGVGEKLNEIDLFHPDRMASRILGMGDVVSLVEKAQQVIDEKDAKDLKKKILNNTFDLNDFLNQLRTIKKLGSIRSIISLIPGLNKLPLDNFDEKELVYVEAVLSSMTPKERKNPSIINGSRKDRIAKGSGTEIGRVNAVLKQYEGMKEMFKKVGEMARKQNGGNPVGSNYTPPKDKNKKKKR, encoded by the coding sequence ATGTTTTCAATGCTGACCGACTCTCTAGAAAGAACTCTCAAGAACCTGCGTGGGCAGGGCAAGCTTACCGAAGAAAACGTTGCGGAATCCCTCCGTGAAGTCCGTCGAGCCTTCCTGGAAGCCGACGTGAACTTCAACGTCACCCGCGACTTCGTGAAGGCCGTGAAGGAAAAGGCACTGGGTGCCGATGTTCTCACCTCCGTGACTCCGGGTCAGCAGATTGTGAAAATCATCCACGACGAGCTAGTGGCAGTCATGGGTGGCGAAACTAAAGAAATTAACCTGAACGCCCCCGCTCCCGTAGGCATCATGATGGTGGGTCTGCAAGGTTCTGGTAAGACCACCTTCGCAGGTAAGATATCTCTCTGGATGCGCACCAAGAAAAAGCGCAAGCCCCTCCTGGTGGCAGCCGACGTATACCGCCCCGCCGCCATCAAGCAGCTGCAGGTCTTGGGCAAGTCCATCGGCATTCCCGTCTACGACGAAGGCCAGGGCAATCCTGTAGAAATTATCAAGCACGGCTATCAGTACGCCAAGGATAACGGTTTCGACCTGGTCATCTACGATACCGCAGGCCGCCTCCAGATTGACGAAGAATTGATGCAGGAATTGGAACAGGCTCAAGCAGCCGTCCATCCTGACGAAGTGCTGTTCGTAGCCGACGCCATGATCGGTCAGGAAGCCGTAAACGTTGCAGAAACCTTCTGGCAGCGCCTGAAGTTTACCGGAGTCTGCCTTTCCAAGATGGACGGCGACACCCGTGGCGGTGCAGCCCTTTCTATCAAGAAGATGACCGGCGTGCCCATCTGCTTTATCGGCGTTGGCGAAAAGCTGAACGAAATCGACCTGTTCCATCCGGACCGTATGGCTAGCCGTATTCTCGGCATGGGCGACGTGGTCTCCCTGGTGGAAAAGGCCCAGCAGGTCATTGACGAAAAGGATGCCAAGGACCTAAAGAAGAAGATCCTCAACAACACCTTTGACTTAAATGACTTCCTGAACCAGCTGCGCACCATCAAAAAACTGGGCAGCATCAGAAGCATCATCAGCCTTATCCCGGGTCTGAACAAGCTGCCACTGGACAACTTCGACGAGAAGGAGCTGGTCTATGTGGAAGCGGTCCTCAGTTCCATGACTCCCAAGGAACGCAAGAACCCGAGCATCATCAACGGCAGCCGCAAGGACCGTATCGCCAAGGGTTCCGGCACCGAAATCGGTCGCGTGAACGCAGTGCTCAAGCAGTACGAAGGCATGAAGGAAATGTTCAAGAAGGTCGGCGAAATGGCCCGCAAGCAAAACGGAGGCAACCCCGTCGGCTCCAACTACACCCCGCCCAAGGACAAGAACAAGAAGAAAAAGCGTTAA
- the rimM gene encoding ribosome maturation factor RimM (Essential for efficient processing of 16S rRNA), whose amino-acid sequence MSESEAQEEYITVCQLMRTHGVKGYIKAMPLTHDLTRHEKLTDVMLKKTNSELVKLTVEDSRLANDLWLLKFKGYDTPESITHFVNGDIMIPESERIPAPEGEYYIDDLAGFRVKLEDGREVGEVIEVQELPTVYAFQIKFDLEYQKEFSAKPILAPWVDDCILEVDEEGESITCGADYLKSMCPGEK is encoded by the coding sequence ATGTCTGAATCCGAAGCACAAGAAGAGTATATCACCGTCTGCCAGCTCATGCGCACACATGGCGTCAAGGGCTACATCAAGGCGATGCCTCTGACTCACGACCTTACCCGTCATGAGAAACTTACGGATGTGATGCTAAAAAAGACCAATAGCGAACTGGTTAAACTGACGGTGGAAGATTCCAGGCTGGCAAATGACCTGTGGTTGCTTAAATTCAAGGGGTACGACACCCCCGAGTCCATCACCCATTTTGTCAATGGCGATATTATGATTCCCGAGTCCGAGCGCATTCCCGCTCCCGAGGGAGAGTACTACATTGACGACCTGGCCGGATTCCGTGTCAAACTGGAAGATGGCAGAGAAGTTGGAGAGGTCATTGAGGTTCAGGAACTCCCCACCGTCTACGCCTTCCAGATCAAGTTTGATCTGGAGTACCAGAAAGAATTTTCCGCGAAACCTATTCTAGCCCCCTGGGTCGACGACTGCATTCTAGAAGTCGACGAAGAAGGCGAAAGCATTACCTGCGGCGCAGACTACCTCAAAAGTATGTGCCCCGGGGAAAAGTAG